A single window of Poecilia reticulata strain Guanapo linkage group LG10, Guppy_female_1.0+MT, whole genome shotgun sequence DNA harbors:
- the stag3 gene encoding cohesin subunit SA-1 isoform X2, whose protein sequence is METGSSDSLEELDLSSESGSIYESQTKARKRSKQSLPAPQPPKRPRRNAALRVRSSTSSSPITDPSDPSQQHPSPSQGTSRKLSSRRVTSEESQGISAKDIYDAVRSGKSAMVTVVEEWLCSYKQSREEGLLVLINFIVLSCGCKGVVSREMYESMENAEIISTLTKEFNEDSVNYPLITPGPQFKRFKAGLCEFVRILVHSCRNSLVYDEFLFPSLLALLTGLSDSQVRAFRHTSTLLAMKLMTGLVDVAVAVSVQLQTTQRQCDIENSKSPCDRGSDRLEELKTAIRELQENRAELSFMMNATFRGVFVHRYRDRLADIRAACIEELGLWLKTDPDNFLNDRCLKYLGWTLHDKGLYQEKEFIGRLELFTSRFKERILSMVLDKDPDVAVEVVNLLLMIQHSTEDDLMEEESGHIYPLVYASHRGLASAAGAFLCHKLKRVVTSQSQDDDDKSNNAAFFQILISFYIQSEFHEHGAYLVDSLWTVAGSELRDWDTMTTLLLQDSGLMYEEEGALLEIMICAIREAAEATPPAGRSQGKKILSMKLKKIQEQDRTRITTHFIPVLPQLLSKYSADAEKTSLLLRAPLYFDLHMYSSTQWLEKHLDLLLSQICTIVKKHTDAAVLQACALLVSTLCSESHTFSSRAHLVFSQLMDELTECFNSYLSDLLQGAADEDGVYNAASALKRIAALCSAKDPTRWELLDSCMELLKNRIESLDFDTELLVAALKCAAFHLMWAKLNAVNLNPAEDDLTHLRKKVRLFCRICQTCLSLDQTEIRDQAFELLCDLLLLYGAVSVRGEPVVRALVHLPSDSLRAELASFLLDYVFNDSENIELDDEGLEKKVALLQKKRNQLGGYCKLVLYGVLDLSAATNVFKHYSKYFKDFGDIIKETVSKSKLINPIQSAKIVCLSLQQLFSEMLTEGHDQQDFTEIRELARKLAMSFGVDLRRSRKQLVALHLDGIRFAFRVPQEGEVCPNVSFLEILSEFSFKLLAQDCAQLAQFLKSECPSAALSWPSVKLYRRSLESRTSKYKDPDEGSKADSSPHTPVTKRKRITAQGSASCTARGSLLESSSIQSHLHTPALTSTVLKRRTKRATAKKPTATVSDRGNVLTELDSEDEFSCGSNMRKVKPTKRGKASSVQTSTQQEDLDSHLNLLSLIEDDISKRAGSDISGEEEPEIEDYESDKGSEFTLPSMRHTSASILDQLFD, encoded by the exons ATGGAAACTGGAAGCTCAGACAG CCTTGAAGAGTTGGATCTTTCCTCAGAATCTGGTAGCATCTATGAATCTCAGACAAAAGCCAGAAAGCGAAGTAAACAGTCACTTCCTGCACCccag CCACCAAAGAGACCCAGGCGTAATGCTGCATTGAGAGTGAGATCCAGTACCAGTAGCAGCCCCATCACGGACCCTTCTGACCCCTCCCAGCAGCACCCATCGCCGTCCCAAGGGACATCCAGAAAGCTGTCCTCTAGACGTGTGACGAGCGAGGAGAGCCAGGGGATCAGCGCGAAAGATATCTATGATGCTGTGCGCTCTGGAAAGAGTGCCATGGTG ACGGTGGTGGAGGAGTGGTTGTGCAGCTACAAACAGAGCCGAGAGGAAGGCTTGCTGGTGCTCATCAACTTCATTGTTCTGTCTTGCGGAtgcaaag GTGTGGTGAGCAGAGAGATGTATGAAAGTATggaaaatgctgaaattatCAGCACACTAACAAAGGAGTTCAATGAG GATTCTGTGAACTACCCACTGATCACCCCCGGTCCTCAGTTTAAGCGTTTCAAAGCCGGTCTGTGCGAGTTTGTTCGGATCCTGGTCCACTCATGTCGCAATAGTCTAGTTTACGACGAATTTCTCTTCCCTTCCCTGCTGGCTCTGCTCACCGGTTTGTCTGACTCCCAGGTCAGAGCCTTCAGACACACCAGTACCTTACTAG CCATGAAGCTGATGACGGGGTTGGTGGATGTGGCTGTGGCGGTATCGGTTCAGCTGCAGACCACACAGCGGCAGTGCGACATCGAAAACAGCAAGAGTCCCTGTGATCGAGGCTCAGACCGACTGGAGGAACTGAAGACTGCCATCAGAGAG CTGCAAGAGAATCGAGCGGAACTCTCATTCATGATGAACGCCACCTTCCGTGGCGTCTTTGTGCACCGCTACCGTGACCGACTGGCAGACATCCGTGCGGCGTGTATTGAGGAGTTGGGACTTTGGCTGAAAACGGATCCTGATAACTTCCTCAATGATAGATGCTTGAAATATCTAGGATGGACGTTGCATGACAAG GGTCTGTACCAGGAGAAGGAGTTCATTGGCCGCCTGGAGCTTTTCACCAGCAGATTTAAA GAAAGGATTCTCAGCATGGTGCTGGACAAAGACCCAGACGTGGCAGTGGAAGTGGTCAATCTGTTGCTGATGATCCAACA CAGCACAGAAGACGACTTGATGGAGGAGGAGTCCGGCCACATCTACCCCCTGGTTTATGCTTCGCACCGAGGCCTGGCGTCTGCAGCCGGAGCCTTCCTCTGCCACAA GCTGAAACGTGTGGTTACTAGTCAAAGCCAGGATGACGATGATAAAAGCAACAATGCAGCGTTTTTTCAAATACTCATCTCCTTCTACATCCAGAGTGAG TTCCATGAGCACGGTGCGTACCTGGTGGACAGTCTGTGGACTGTGGCCGGCTCCGAGCTTAGAGACTGGGACACCATGACGACTTTACTGCTGCAGGATTCTG GTCTGATGTATGAGGAGGAAGGGGCGCTCCTGGAGATCATGATATGTGCCATCAGAGAGGCAGCTGAGGCAACGCCACCAGCTGGGAGAAGTCAGGGCAAAAAG ATCCTGAGTATGAAGCTGAAGAAGATTCAGGAACAAGACAGGACTCGCATTACCACACATTTCATCCCTGTGCTACCGCAGCTGCTTTCCAAG TACTCAGCTGATGCAGAGAAGACGAGCCTTCTCCTCAGAGCTCCTCTTTACTTTGATCTGCACATGTACAGCAGCACTCAATGGCTTGAAAAG CATCTGGACCTGCTGCTGTCCCAGATTTGCACCATCGTGAAGAAGCATACGGACGCTGCCGTGCTGCAGGCCTGCGCCCTCCTGGTCAGCACCCTCTGCTCAGAGAGCCACACCTTCTCCTCCCGCGCACACCTGGTCTTCAGTCAGTTGATGGACGAGCTGACTGAATGCTTCAACTCCTACCTGAGCGACTTACTGCAG GGTGCAGCAGATGAGGATGGAGTATACAATGCAGCTTCAGCCTTGAAAAGGATTGCTGCCTTGTGCAG tgcCAAGGACCCGACTAGATGGGAGCTGCTTGATTCCTGCATGGAGCTGCTGAAAAACAGGATAGAATCCTTGGATTTTGACACTGAG CTCTTGGTGGCGGCTTTGAAGTGTGCAGCTTTTCACCTCATGTGGGCAAAATTGAATGCAGTCAACCTGAATCCAGCTGAG GATGACTTAACGCATCTTAGGAAAAAGGTGCGTTTGTTTTGCAGAATCTGCCAGACTTGTTTGTCTCTGGACCAGACTGAGATAAGGGATCAG GCATTTGAGCTGCTGtgtgacctgctgctgctgtatgGAGCAGTTTCTGTCCGCGGTGAGCCGGTCGTCCGGGCGCTGGTTCACCTGCCGTCCGACTCTCTGCGCGCTGAGTTGGCGTCTTTTCTCCTGGACTACGTCTTCAACGACAGCGAAAATATCGAACTTGATG ATGAAGGCTTGGAGAAGAAGGTGGCTCTTCTTCAGAAGAAACGCAACCAGCTGGGTGGCTACTGTAAGCTGGTCCTCTACGGCGTCCTGGACCTGTCTGCTGCCACCAATGTCTTCAAGCACTACAGCAAG tattttaaagattttggtGACATCATAAAGGAGACGGTGAGCAAGAGCAAGCTCATCAACCCCATACAGAGCGCCAAGATCGTGTGCCTCAGCCTGCAGCAG CTGTTCTCCGAGATGCTTACGGAGGGCCACGACCAGCAGGATTTCACCGAGATTAGAGAGTTGGCTCGAAAGCTGGCCATGAGCTTTGGCGTCGATCTGCGTCGTTCCCGCAAACAGCTGGTGGCCCTGCACCT GGATGGGATCCGTTTTGCATTTCGTGTGCCGCAGGAAGGAGAGGTGTGTCCAAACGTGTCGTTCCTAGAAATCCTCAGCGAGTTCAGCTTCAAGTTGCTTGCACAGGACTGCGCCCAGCT AGCCCAGTTTCTGAAATCTGAGTGTCCCAGTGCTGCCCTCTCCTGGCCGTCAGTTAAACTGTATCGCCGTTCTTTGGAGTCTCGCACCTCCAAGTACAAAGATCCAGACGAGGGAAGCAAAGCCGACTCCTCCCCTCACACACCTGTGACCAAACGCAAAAGGATAACAGCTCAGG GTTCAGCGTCTTGCACCGCCAGAGGTTCACTGTTGGAGAGCAGCAGCATCCAGAGCCACCTTCACACTCCAGCCCTCACTTCAACCGTCCTGAAACGGAGAACCAAACGGGCGACTGCCAAGAAGCCCACGGCCACAGTGTCGGACCGTGGGAACGTCCTGACTGAGCTGGATTCGGAGGATGAGTTCTCCTGCGG GTCCAATATGCGAAAGGTAAAGCCAACCAAACGTGGAAAAGCTTCTTCTGTGCAGACGTCTACACAGCAGGAAGATCTGGATTCTCACCTCAATTT GCTTTCACTGATTGAGGATGACATTTCAAAAAGGGCTGGGAGCGACATTTCAGGAGAAGAGGAGCCTGAGATAGAAGATTACGAAAGTGACAAAGGATCTGAATTtacactg CCATCAATGCGTCACACCTCGGCCAGCATCCTTGATCAGCTCTTTGACTGA
- the stag3 gene encoding cohesin subunit SA-1 isoform X1, with translation METGSSDSLEELDLSSESGSIYESQTKARKRSKQSLPAPQPPKRPRRNAALRVRSSTSSSPITDPSDPSQQHPSPSQGTSRKLSSRRVTSEESQGISAKDIYDAVRSGKSAMVTVVEEWLCSYKQSREEGLLVLINFIVLSCGCKGVVSREMYESMENAEIISTLTKEFNEDSVNYPLITPGPQFKRFKAGLCEFVRILVHSCRNSLVYDEFLFPSLLALLTGLSDSQVRAFRHTSTLLAMKLMTGLVDVAVAVSVQLQTTQRQCDIENSKSPCDRGSDRLEELKTAIRELQENRAELSFMMNATFRGVFVHRYRDRLADIRAACIEELGLWLKTDPDNFLNDRCLKYLGWTLHDKQSPVRLKCVHALQGLYQEKEFIGRLELFTSRFKERILSMVLDKDPDVAVEVVNLLLMIQHSTEDDLMEEESGHIYPLVYASHRGLASAAGAFLCHKLKRVVTSQSQDDDDKSNNAAFFQILISFYIQSEFHEHGAYLVDSLWTVAGSELRDWDTMTTLLLQDSGLMYEEEGALLEIMICAIREAAEATPPAGRSQGKKILSMKLKKIQEQDRTRITTHFIPVLPQLLSKYSADAEKTSLLLRAPLYFDLHMYSSTQWLEKHLDLLLSQICTIVKKHTDAAVLQACALLVSTLCSESHTFSSRAHLVFSQLMDELTECFNSYLSDLLQGAADEDGVYNAASALKRIAALCSAKDPTRWELLDSCMELLKNRIESLDFDTELLVAALKCAAFHLMWAKLNAVNLNPAEDDLTHLRKKVRLFCRICQTCLSLDQTEIRDQAFELLCDLLLLYGAVSVRGEPVVRALVHLPSDSLRAELASFLLDYVFNDSENIELDDEGLEKKVALLQKKRNQLGGYCKLVLYGVLDLSAATNVFKHYSKYFKDFGDIIKETVSKSKLINPIQSAKIVCLSLQQLFSEMLTEGHDQQDFTEIRELARKLAMSFGVDLRRSRKQLVALHLDGIRFAFRVPQEGEVCPNVSFLEILSEFSFKLLAQDCAQLAQFLKSECPSAALSWPSVKLYRRSLESRTSKYKDPDEGSKADSSPHTPVTKRKRITAQGSASCTARGSLLESSSIQSHLHTPALTSTVLKRRTKRATAKKPTATVSDRGNVLTELDSEDEFSCGSNMRKVKPTKRGKASSVQTSTQQEDLDSHLNLLSLIEDDISKRAGSDISGEEEPEIEDYESDKGSEFTLPSMRHTSASILDQLFD, from the exons ATGGAAACTGGAAGCTCAGACAG CCTTGAAGAGTTGGATCTTTCCTCAGAATCTGGTAGCATCTATGAATCTCAGACAAAAGCCAGAAAGCGAAGTAAACAGTCACTTCCTGCACCccag CCACCAAAGAGACCCAGGCGTAATGCTGCATTGAGAGTGAGATCCAGTACCAGTAGCAGCCCCATCACGGACCCTTCTGACCCCTCCCAGCAGCACCCATCGCCGTCCCAAGGGACATCCAGAAAGCTGTCCTCTAGACGTGTGACGAGCGAGGAGAGCCAGGGGATCAGCGCGAAAGATATCTATGATGCTGTGCGCTCTGGAAAGAGTGCCATGGTG ACGGTGGTGGAGGAGTGGTTGTGCAGCTACAAACAGAGCCGAGAGGAAGGCTTGCTGGTGCTCATCAACTTCATTGTTCTGTCTTGCGGAtgcaaag GTGTGGTGAGCAGAGAGATGTATGAAAGTATggaaaatgctgaaattatCAGCACACTAACAAAGGAGTTCAATGAG GATTCTGTGAACTACCCACTGATCACCCCCGGTCCTCAGTTTAAGCGTTTCAAAGCCGGTCTGTGCGAGTTTGTTCGGATCCTGGTCCACTCATGTCGCAATAGTCTAGTTTACGACGAATTTCTCTTCCCTTCCCTGCTGGCTCTGCTCACCGGTTTGTCTGACTCCCAGGTCAGAGCCTTCAGACACACCAGTACCTTACTAG CCATGAAGCTGATGACGGGGTTGGTGGATGTGGCTGTGGCGGTATCGGTTCAGCTGCAGACCACACAGCGGCAGTGCGACATCGAAAACAGCAAGAGTCCCTGTGATCGAGGCTCAGACCGACTGGAGGAACTGAAGACTGCCATCAGAGAG CTGCAAGAGAATCGAGCGGAACTCTCATTCATGATGAACGCCACCTTCCGTGGCGTCTTTGTGCACCGCTACCGTGACCGACTGGCAGACATCCGTGCGGCGTGTATTGAGGAGTTGGGACTTTGGCTGAAAACGGATCCTGATAACTTCCTCAATGATAGATGCTTGAAATATCTAGGATGGACGTTGCATGACAAG CAAAGTCCAGTGCGTCTGAAGTGTGTGCATGCCCTGCAGGGTCTGTACCAGGAGAAGGAGTTCATTGGCCGCCTGGAGCTTTTCACCAGCAGATTTAAA GAAAGGATTCTCAGCATGGTGCTGGACAAAGACCCAGACGTGGCAGTGGAAGTGGTCAATCTGTTGCTGATGATCCAACA CAGCACAGAAGACGACTTGATGGAGGAGGAGTCCGGCCACATCTACCCCCTGGTTTATGCTTCGCACCGAGGCCTGGCGTCTGCAGCCGGAGCCTTCCTCTGCCACAA GCTGAAACGTGTGGTTACTAGTCAAAGCCAGGATGACGATGATAAAAGCAACAATGCAGCGTTTTTTCAAATACTCATCTCCTTCTACATCCAGAGTGAG TTCCATGAGCACGGTGCGTACCTGGTGGACAGTCTGTGGACTGTGGCCGGCTCCGAGCTTAGAGACTGGGACACCATGACGACTTTACTGCTGCAGGATTCTG GTCTGATGTATGAGGAGGAAGGGGCGCTCCTGGAGATCATGATATGTGCCATCAGAGAGGCAGCTGAGGCAACGCCACCAGCTGGGAGAAGTCAGGGCAAAAAG ATCCTGAGTATGAAGCTGAAGAAGATTCAGGAACAAGACAGGACTCGCATTACCACACATTTCATCCCTGTGCTACCGCAGCTGCTTTCCAAG TACTCAGCTGATGCAGAGAAGACGAGCCTTCTCCTCAGAGCTCCTCTTTACTTTGATCTGCACATGTACAGCAGCACTCAATGGCTTGAAAAG CATCTGGACCTGCTGCTGTCCCAGATTTGCACCATCGTGAAGAAGCATACGGACGCTGCCGTGCTGCAGGCCTGCGCCCTCCTGGTCAGCACCCTCTGCTCAGAGAGCCACACCTTCTCCTCCCGCGCACACCTGGTCTTCAGTCAGTTGATGGACGAGCTGACTGAATGCTTCAACTCCTACCTGAGCGACTTACTGCAG GGTGCAGCAGATGAGGATGGAGTATACAATGCAGCTTCAGCCTTGAAAAGGATTGCTGCCTTGTGCAG tgcCAAGGACCCGACTAGATGGGAGCTGCTTGATTCCTGCATGGAGCTGCTGAAAAACAGGATAGAATCCTTGGATTTTGACACTGAG CTCTTGGTGGCGGCTTTGAAGTGTGCAGCTTTTCACCTCATGTGGGCAAAATTGAATGCAGTCAACCTGAATCCAGCTGAG GATGACTTAACGCATCTTAGGAAAAAGGTGCGTTTGTTTTGCAGAATCTGCCAGACTTGTTTGTCTCTGGACCAGACTGAGATAAGGGATCAG GCATTTGAGCTGCTGtgtgacctgctgctgctgtatgGAGCAGTTTCTGTCCGCGGTGAGCCGGTCGTCCGGGCGCTGGTTCACCTGCCGTCCGACTCTCTGCGCGCTGAGTTGGCGTCTTTTCTCCTGGACTACGTCTTCAACGACAGCGAAAATATCGAACTTGATG ATGAAGGCTTGGAGAAGAAGGTGGCTCTTCTTCAGAAGAAACGCAACCAGCTGGGTGGCTACTGTAAGCTGGTCCTCTACGGCGTCCTGGACCTGTCTGCTGCCACCAATGTCTTCAAGCACTACAGCAAG tattttaaagattttggtGACATCATAAAGGAGACGGTGAGCAAGAGCAAGCTCATCAACCCCATACAGAGCGCCAAGATCGTGTGCCTCAGCCTGCAGCAG CTGTTCTCCGAGATGCTTACGGAGGGCCACGACCAGCAGGATTTCACCGAGATTAGAGAGTTGGCTCGAAAGCTGGCCATGAGCTTTGGCGTCGATCTGCGTCGTTCCCGCAAACAGCTGGTGGCCCTGCACCT GGATGGGATCCGTTTTGCATTTCGTGTGCCGCAGGAAGGAGAGGTGTGTCCAAACGTGTCGTTCCTAGAAATCCTCAGCGAGTTCAGCTTCAAGTTGCTTGCACAGGACTGCGCCCAGCT AGCCCAGTTTCTGAAATCTGAGTGTCCCAGTGCTGCCCTCTCCTGGCCGTCAGTTAAACTGTATCGCCGTTCTTTGGAGTCTCGCACCTCCAAGTACAAAGATCCAGACGAGGGAAGCAAAGCCGACTCCTCCCCTCACACACCTGTGACCAAACGCAAAAGGATAACAGCTCAGG GTTCAGCGTCTTGCACCGCCAGAGGTTCACTGTTGGAGAGCAGCAGCATCCAGAGCCACCTTCACACTCCAGCCCTCACTTCAACCGTCCTGAAACGGAGAACCAAACGGGCGACTGCCAAGAAGCCCACGGCCACAGTGTCGGACCGTGGGAACGTCCTGACTGAGCTGGATTCGGAGGATGAGTTCTCCTGCGG GTCCAATATGCGAAAGGTAAAGCCAACCAAACGTGGAAAAGCTTCTTCTGTGCAGACGTCTACACAGCAGGAAGATCTGGATTCTCACCTCAATTT GCTTTCACTGATTGAGGATGACATTTCAAAAAGGGCTGGGAGCGACATTTCAGGAGAAGAGGAGCCTGAGATAGAAGATTACGAAAGTGACAAAGGATCTGAATTtacactg CCATCAATGCGTCACACCTCGGCCAGCATCCTTGATCAGCTCTTTGACTGA